One Chlorobaculum limnaeum genomic window carries:
- the mfd gene encoding transcription-repair coupling factor, which produces MKFTADPTPQLASIVKKPVDLVLDSLAASAPYRALRETLAAPLAGEERRSVSISGVRGSLAPFIAARLFRDFDAPVVLFCGADEEEVYDNDLPLLLGGKPFRNTADELSPALGMLSRRQTLVVLAAFDDLGIEVCSAEASKDRVFPLAAGADVGYDSLMSFLKNNGFEKREFVENEGDYSVRGSIIDLFCYGSHEPVRIEFFGDTVSSLRNFDTDNQLSTSKIESVDLFGSFTNDSTEESKPAGILDYLPDNTIILIDDATALQGSAHRELLDAALPRFRHVVLHRLEKKVIDFASGEQQRLQGNFRLLAGRLQEEAAQGLKPLFACASRREIEELAEFISEEREPGQPTEIFDSIDWIPANLHSGFAFGELNLYTESDIFGKFHTHKSHRKRKVRGISLKELQRLKVGDYVVHEDYGVGVFRSLETIQVGDSEQECVLVEYEGGDQLYVNVQNINLLSKYTASEGSLPNLSKLGSAKWSAKKEKVRKKLRDIAAKLIRVYAERKMTPGFAFAPDSIFQREFEASFMFEETPDQLKAIQEVKKDMQSPSPMDRLICGDAGFGKTEIAMRAAFKAVESKKQVAILTPTTILTHQHGESFARRFANFPVNIAVLSRFVPKKQQKEVIERIAAGAVDIVIGTHRMVSSDVIFKDLGLLVIDEEQHFGVEIKEKLRQQFPGVDTLTMSATPIPRTMQFSMLGARDISIVSTPPKNRQPVETIITEYDSATIQAAIRREIQREGQVFFLNNRIASLEEVERKLRELVPYARMASAHGQMPAKELENIMMDFMQQELDVLIATSIIGSGLDISNANTIIINRADMFGLSDLYQLRGRVGRSERKAYCYLVTPPLHTLKREAIQRIAVIESFTELGSGINVALRDLDIRGAGNLLGAEQSGFIHEIGFDLYQKMIEETVAELKLTEFSHIFSDSEKAALKPQKPCDMIFFFDALLPDYYITATQERFSCYDRISKAADDAALRSIAKELEDRFGAMPEEVRNLLALARLKHLGSSLGLEKIDLQPTSATIFLPSDDDKEFYDSAFFKNLIAALQDGSIKEYHPQFRHEKKMKLVFQHPETTDTAPLALIARYEALLKAVAERTVASE; this is translated from the coding sequence ATGAAATTTACCGCCGATCCCACGCCCCAGCTTGCCAGCATCGTCAAAAAACCGGTCGATCTCGTGCTCGACAGCCTCGCCGCGTCGGCGCCGTATCGCGCGCTCCGCGAGACGCTCGCCGCGCCGCTGGCGGGCGAAGAGCGGCGTTCCGTCAGCATCTCTGGCGTTCGGGGTTCGCTCGCGCCATTCATCGCAGCCAGGCTGTTCCGGGATTTCGATGCGCCGGTTGTGCTCTTTTGCGGCGCGGACGAGGAGGAGGTGTACGACAACGACCTGCCGCTCCTGCTTGGCGGCAAGCCCTTCCGCAACACCGCCGACGAGCTCTCTCCGGCGCTCGGAATGCTCTCGCGCCGCCAAACGCTCGTCGTGCTCGCCGCGTTCGATGACCTCGGCATCGAGGTTTGCAGCGCCGAAGCTTCGAAGGATCGAGTCTTCCCGTTGGCCGCCGGAGCTGACGTCGGTTACGACTCTCTGATGTCGTTCCTGAAAAACAACGGCTTCGAGAAACGGGAGTTCGTCGAAAACGAAGGCGATTATTCGGTGCGCGGCTCGATCATCGACCTCTTCTGCTACGGCAGCCACGAGCCGGTGCGCATCGAGTTTTTTGGCGACACGGTCAGCTCGCTCAGGAATTTCGACACCGACAACCAGCTCTCCACCTCAAAGATAGAGTCGGTCGATCTGTTCGGCAGTTTCACGAACGACTCCACGGAGGAGTCGAAACCGGCGGGCATTCTCGATTATCTGCCGGACAATACGATCATCCTGATCGACGACGCCACGGCGTTGCAAGGCTCCGCGCACCGCGAACTGCTCGATGCGGCGCTGCCCCGCTTCCGGCACGTGGTGCTCCACCGCCTCGAAAAAAAGGTCATCGATTTCGCTTCGGGCGAGCAGCAGCGGCTGCAAGGCAATTTCCGTCTGCTGGCGGGACGCTTGCAGGAGGAGGCAGCGCAAGGCTTGAAGCCGCTCTTCGCCTGCGCGTCGCGCCGGGAGATCGAGGAGCTGGCGGAGTTCATTTCCGAGGAGCGCGAGCCGGGTCAGCCAACCGAAATCTTCGATTCCATCGACTGGATTCCGGCCAACCTGCACTCCGGCTTCGCGTTCGGCGAGCTGAACCTCTACACCGAGTCGGACATTTTCGGCAAGTTCCATACCCACAAATCGCACCGCAAGCGCAAGGTGCGTGGCATTTCGCTCAAGGAGCTGCAACGCCTCAAGGTGGGCGATTACGTCGTGCACGAAGATTACGGCGTTGGCGTCTTCCGTTCGCTCGAAACGATCCAGGTGGGCGACTCGGAGCAGGAGTGCGTGCTGGTGGAGTATGAGGGCGGCGACCAGCTCTACGTCAACGTGCAGAACATCAACCTGCTCTCGAAGTACACGGCGTCGGAGGGCTCGCTGCCGAATCTCTCGAAGCTCGGCAGCGCGAAGTGGAGCGCCAAGAAGGAGAAGGTACGCAAGAAGCTGCGCGACATCGCGGCCAAGCTGATCCGCGTCTACGCCGAGCGCAAGATGACACCCGGTTTCGCCTTCGCGCCCGACTCGATCTTCCAGCGCGAGTTCGAGGCGTCGTTCATGTTCGAAGAGACCCCCGACCAGCTCAAGGCGATCCAGGAGGTCAAGAAGGACATGCAGTCCCCCTCGCCGATGGACCGGCTCATTTGCGGCGACGCCGGATTCGGCAAGACTGAAATCGCCATGCGCGCGGCCTTCAAGGCGGTCGAGTCGAAAAAGCAGGTTGCGATCCTGACGCCGACCACGATTCTGACTCACCAGCACGGCGAGTCGTTCGCGCGGCGCTTCGCCAACTTCCCGGTCAACATCGCCGTTCTGAGCCGCTTCGTGCCAAAAAAGCAGCAAAAAGAGGTGATCGAACGCATCGCGGCAGGAGCGGTGGACATCGTCATCGGCACGCACCGGATGGTCTCGTCCGACGTGATCTTCAAGGATCTGGGGTTGCTCGTCATCGACGAGGAGCAGCACTTCGGCGTCGAGATCAAGGAGAAGCTCCGCCAGCAGTTCCCCGGCGTGGACACGCTCACCATGTCGGCGACGCCGATTCCGCGCACCATGCAGTTCTCGATGCTCGGCGCGCGCGACATCTCCATCGTTTCGACGCCGCCAAAGAACCGCCAGCCGGTCGAGACGATCATCACCGAGTACGACTCGGCGACAATCCAGGCAGCCATCCGCCGCGAAATCCAGCGCGAAGGGCAGGTCTTCTTCCTGAACAACCGCATCGCCAGCCTCGAAGAGGTCGAACGCAAGCTCCGCGAGCTGGTTCCCTACGCCCGCATGGCCTCGGCGCACGGCCAGATGCCCGCCAAGGAGCTGGAGAACATCATGATGGACTTCATGCAGCAGGAGCTCGACGTGCTCATCGCGACCTCGATTATCGGCTCCGGGCTGGATATTTCCAACGCCAACACGATCATCATCAACCGCGCTGACATGTTCGGCCTGTCGGATTTGTACCAGCTCCGCGGACGCGTCGGGCGGAGCGAGCGCAAGGCCTACTGCTACCTCGTCACGCCACCCCTGCACACGCTCAAGCGCGAGGCGATCCAGCGCATCGCGGTGATCGAGAGCTTCACGGAGCTTGGCTCGGGCATCAACGTCGCCCTGCGCGACCTCGACATTCGCGGCGCGGGCAACCTGCTCGGCGCGGAGCAGTCGGGCTTCATCCACGAGATCGGCTTCGATCTTTACCAGAAGATGATCGAGGAGACCGTGGCCGAGCTCAAGCTCACCGAGTTCAGCCACATCTTCAGCGACAGCGAGAAGGCCGCGCTCAAGCCGCAGAAACCGTGCGACATGATCTTCTTCTTCGACGCGCTTCTCCCCGATTATTACATCACCGCCACGCAGGAGCGCTTCTCGTGCTACGACCGGATTTCGAAGGCTGCTGACGACGCGGCGCTCCGGAGCATCGCCAAAGAGCTCGAAGACCGCTTCGGCGCAATGCCGGAGGAGGTGCGGAACCTGCTGGCGCTCGCCCGCCTGAAGCATCTCGGCTCGTCGCTCGGCCTCGAAAAGATCGACCTCCAGCCGACGAGCGCTACCATTTTCCTCCCGTCGGACGATGACAAGGAGTTCTACGACAGCGCCTTTTTCAAGAACCTCATCGCCGCACTGCAGGACGGCTCGATCAAAGAGTACCACCCGCAGTTCAGGCACGAAAAAAAGATGAAGCTCGTCTTCCAGCACCCCGAAACCACCGACACCGCCCCGCTGGCGCTCATCGCCCGCTACGAAGCGCTGCTGAAGGCGGTCGCGGAGAGAACGGTTGCGAGCGAATAA
- a CDS encoding ABC transporter ATP-binding protein: MEHILELKDLKTWYRTDSGIAKAVDGVSFSLAQNRIIGIVGESGCGKSVTALSIMRLVPMPPGYFAGGDILWKGRSIVKASEAEMRKIRGNEIAMIFQEPMSSLNPVFTCGDQIMEQILNHRDVSKAEARKQAVELLNLVGIPNPSERIDSYPHEMSGGMRQRVMIAMALSCGPELLIADEPTTALDVTVQAQILELIGRLRQERGMSVMLITHDFGVVAELCEEVVVMYASRIAESGTVRHIFENPLHPYTQGLLKSIPRLGARQERLNVIEGNVPSATRLPEGCRFAGRCPLADDHCRKEQPPLREHEAGHLAACWKIE; this comes from the coding sequence ATGGAGCATATTCTCGAACTCAAGGATCTCAAAACCTGGTACCGTACCGATAGCGGTATCGCCAAGGCTGTCGATGGCGTGAGCTTTTCGCTCGCCCAGAACCGCATCATCGGTATCGTCGGCGAGTCGGGGTGCGGCAAGTCGGTGACGGCGCTCTCGATCATGCGGCTCGTGCCGATGCCGCCGGGCTATTTCGCCGGGGGCGACATCCTCTGGAAAGGGCGCAGCATCGTAAAGGCAAGCGAAGCCGAGATGCGCAAGATTCGAGGCAACGAGATTGCCATGATCTTTCAGGAGCCGATGAGCTCGCTCAATCCGGTATTCACCTGCGGCGACCAGATCATGGAGCAGATTCTCAACCACCGCGACGTGAGCAAGGCCGAGGCGCGAAAGCAGGCGGTCGAGCTGCTGAACCTCGTCGGCATTCCGAATCCTTCCGAGCGCATCGACTCTTACCCGCACGAAATGTCCGGCGGGATGCGACAGCGGGTGATGATCGCCATGGCGCTCTCCTGCGGGCCGGAGCTGCTCATCGCCGACGAGCCGACCACGGCGCTCGATGTGACCGTGCAGGCGCAGATTCTCGAACTCATCGGCAGGCTCCGCCAGGAGCGGGGCATGAGCGTGATGCTGATCACCCACGACTTCGGCGTCGTGGCCGAGCTGTGCGAGGAGGTGGTCGTGATGTACGCCTCGCGTATCGCCGAGAGCGGCACCGTGCGGCACATTTTCGAGAACCCGCTCCATCCATACACGCAGGGGCTGCTCAAGTCGATTCCGCGGCTTGGCGCCAGGCAGGAGCGGCTGAACGTGATCGAGGGGAACGTGCCGAGCGCCACGCGCCTGCCGGAGGGGTGCCGCTTCGCCGGGCGCTGTCCTCTCGCCGACGACCACTGCCGGAAAGAGCAGCCGCCGCTCCGTGAGCATGAAGCCGGGCATTTGGCGGCTTGCTGGAAAATTGAATGA
- a CDS encoding DUF2442 domain-containing protein — MSNFDTEEREILEAFEAGKLKRAPDADEQIARHCRALDVKVVKPLPDYRIYVEIEDGRQGVFDMKPYLDRGVFRELKDVHYFNQVGILFVAVAWPHEQDIAPETLIEEMVPVEAIHDSGNDKSE; from the coding sequence ATGAGTAACTTTGATACAGAAGAACGGGAAATCCTTGAAGCCTTTGAGGCGGGCAAGCTCAAGCGGGCACCCGATGCCGATGAGCAAATTGCTCGTCATTGCAGGGCTTTGGACGTAAAAGTTGTCAAGCCGTTACCTGATTATCGCATTTATGTTGAAATTGAAGATGGGCGTCAGGGTGTGTTTGATATGAAGCCTTACCTTGATCGCGGCGTCTTTCGGGAGCTGAAAGATGTGCATTATTTCAATCAGGTCGGGATTCTTTTTGTCGCTGTCGCCTGGCCGCACGAACAGGATATTGCGCCGGAAACTCTCATTGAAGAGATGGTGCCGGTTGAAGCTATACATGATTCTGGAAATGATAAATCAGAATAA
- a CDS encoding 2Fe-2S iron-sulfur cluster-binding protein, whose protein sequence is MIIYINDKPCDAKVGDLLLNTAKQNKSHIGYICGGNAICQSCFVYVLEGADCLSKPGEDEKAFISDKLLAEGGRLACRTTIVKEGTIRVLSRAEKFRRIVLGLNLPDFITYAQAIGYNVTTKLPSGVSSIVSRVQSGRLKPVESIGKIASGLSPASQLVYNNFVEAFPFMQMPLDMAGNTAKGAIDTASGALCAVSGGRLHLPGSTCATHDKPAEAIERITISAK, encoded by the coding sequence ATGATTATCTACATCAACGACAAACCTTGCGATGCCAAGGTTGGGGATCTGCTCCTCAACACCGCGAAACAGAACAAGTCGCATATCGGCTATATCTGCGGCGGCAACGCTATCTGCCAGAGCTGCTTCGTCTATGTGCTCGAAGGGGCCGACTGCCTCTCCAAACCGGGCGAGGATGAAAAAGCTTTTATCTCCGACAAGCTTTTAGCGGAGGGCGGACGCCTCGCCTGCCGCACCACCATCGTCAAGGAAGGAACAATCCGTGTGCTGAGCCGCGCCGAAAAATTCCGGCGGATCGTGCTCGGGCTGAACCTCCCCGACTTCATCACCTACGCGCAGGCCATCGGTTACAACGTGACCACCAAACTCCCCTCCGGCGTTTCGAGCATCGTGTCGAGAGTGCAGAGCGGACGGCTCAAGCCGGTCGAGTCGATCGGCAAGATCGCCAGCGGCCTCAGCCCGGCGTCGCAGCTCGTATACAATAATTTCGTCGAGGCATTCCCCTTCATGCAGATGCCTCTCGATATGGCTGGCAACACGGCCAAAGGGGCCATCGACACCGCGTCCGGGGCGCTTTGCGCGGTCAGCGGCGGGCGGCTGCACCTGCCGGGCTCGACCTGCGCGACCCACGACAAACCGGCGGAAGCCATCGAGCGCATTACCATTTCGGCCAAATAA
- a CDS encoding alanine dehydrogenase, whose product MGYSSDFGTIEFELGVKTLERWLLKPEKTMNIAIAIPKERAQDERRVAISPAGVQILSEQGIRVVVESNAGHFCNFPDNDYAEAGAIIAASPEELYPQANVIVKVSPPQPEELHLLLPGQMLISAVHLGTVSRQMIRTLIDKNITALGFEFIETRDGELPIVRTLSEIAGSLAIQTAAKYLETGYGGSGILLGGIAGVPPAHVTIIGAGTVGLFAAQDALGLGAQVTVIDKEINRLRRFEAFFNRHLVTAIANEHYISQLAKISDVMIGALSPKLKLGKPLVSEQVVKMMKPGSVIIDVSIDQGACFGTSRHTTHTNPIYVKHGVTHYCVPNIPSAVAKTATFALTNTLLPFLLKLNAYQTIPEILWNSHSLRKGAYLYKGYVTKKILAELTDLPFREIDMLLATA is encoded by the coding sequence ATGGGCTACTCATCCGATTTTGGAACTATCGAATTCGAACTTGGAGTGAAGACTCTCGAACGCTGGTTGCTCAAGCCGGAAAAAACGATGAACATCGCCATCGCCATTCCCAAAGAGCGCGCCCAGGACGAGCGACGCGTGGCCATTTCACCGGCAGGAGTCCAGATACTCTCCGAACAGGGCATCCGGGTGGTGGTCGAAAGCAATGCGGGCCACTTCTGCAATTTTCCTGACAACGATTACGCCGAAGCCGGAGCGATCATCGCCGCAAGCCCGGAGGAGCTTTACCCGCAAGCCAACGTCATCGTCAAGGTCTCGCCACCGCAACCCGAAGAGCTCCACCTCCTCTTGCCCGGCCAGATGCTCATCTCGGCGGTGCACCTCGGCACGGTAAGCCGGCAGATGATCAGGACACTGATCGACAAGAACATCACGGCGCTCGGCTTCGAATTCATCGAAACACGTGACGGCGAACTGCCCATCGTCCGGACGCTGAGCGAAATCGCCGGATCGCTGGCGATCCAGACGGCGGCGAAATACCTCGAAACCGGTTACGGCGGCAGCGGTATTCTGCTCGGCGGCATCGCCGGAGTGCCTCCCGCGCACGTCACGATCATCGGCGCGGGCACGGTAGGCCTTTTCGCCGCGCAGGACGCGCTCGGTCTCGGCGCGCAGGTGACGGTGATCGACAAGGAAATCAACCGTTTGCGGCGATTCGAGGCATTCTTCAACCGCCACCTGGTGACAGCCATCGCTAACGAGCACTACATCTCGCAGCTCGCGAAAATATCCGACGTCATGATCGGAGCGCTCAGCCCCAAGTTGAAGCTGGGCAAGCCGCTGGTGAGCGAACAGGTGGTCAAAATGATGAAGCCCGGCTCGGTGATCATCGATGTTTCGATCGATCAGGGGGCCTGCTTCGGCACCAGCCGCCATACGACGCACACCAACCCGATTTACGTCAAGCATGGCGTAACCCACTACTGCGTGCCGAACATTCCATCAGCCGTAGCCAAAACCGCGACCTTTGCCCTGACCAACACGCTCCTTCCATTTCTGCTGAAGCTGAACGCCTACCAGACCATTCCGGAAATCCTCTGGAACAGCCACAGCCTCAGAAAAGGCGCCTACCTCTACAAAGGGTACGTCACCAAGAAAATCCTCGCCGAACTCACCGATCTCCCCTTCCGCGAAATCGACATGCTGCTCGCCACGGCGTAA
- a CDS encoding ATP-dependent nuclease — protein sequence MKLHAISVSQYRSISSAKRIRLGRSTVLIGPNNEGKSNILRGLVLAMTILTRDRQRFMFGRRYRTINSARGYNWEKDYPINLQKKYPNGETEIILEFTLEDKEYDEFYQEVNSRITGNLPIKIGIGKNGVTVSYHKKGKGSASLSKKSPQIADFVSSRIEFEHIPAVRTAQSAQDIVSDLVNRELLGIEDHPDYQNALKKIEELQKPILETLSVSIYQTLKKFLPQVKKVKIELPQAERMQAFRRGTEVLVDDGTMTPLQYKGDGVQSLAALGIIRHASDRTSGGKKFVIAIEEPESHLHPNAIHELKEVIDKLSEKHQIIITSHNPLFVDRRAISNNIIVNDRKAKPAKNVEEIRTILGVRASDNLRNAEMVLVVEGEDDIISLKAIIQGYSEYLSKAIENGSLAFDSLNGGTNLSYKISLLRDAICLYHVFVDDDRCGRESYKKAKDSGLLEDGQINLAKAYGRNESEIEDLFAVDIYKASIENKYHINLSIPKFRGKKKWSERLKDVFDAHGKPWDDSIEKDIKYMVAKQVSLNPKEATNVQDKLIIESLINALETRLREKEKAQQDVSVDG from the coding sequence ATGAAATTACACGCAATTTCGGTATCTCAATATAGAAGCATTTCTTCCGCCAAACGAATTCGTTTGGGACGATCAACCGTGTTGATTGGCCCAAATAATGAAGGTAAATCGAATATTCTTCGTGGTTTGGTATTAGCCATGACAATTCTTACAAGAGATCGACAAAGATTTATGTTTGGTCGGCGTTATCGAACAATTAATAGTGCTCGTGGTTATAATTGGGAAAAGGATTATCCTATTAATCTTCAAAAAAAGTATCCTAATGGGGAGACTGAGATAATTTTAGAGTTTACGCTGGAAGACAAAGAGTACGATGAGTTTTATCAAGAGGTAAATAGTAGAATCACTGGAAATCTACCTATTAAAATAGGAATTGGAAAAAATGGAGTGACTGTTTCGTATCATAAGAAGGGAAAGGGTTCAGCTTCATTATCCAAGAAATCACCTCAAATTGCTGATTTTGTTTCTAGTCGGATTGAATTTGAACATATTCCTGCCGTTAGAACAGCCCAATCCGCACAAGATATAGTATCAGACCTTGTTAATCGTGAATTATTAGGTATTGAAGATCATCCAGATTATCAAAATGCACTGAAAAAGATTGAAGAATTACAAAAACCTATTCTCGAAACTTTATCAGTTAGTATTTACCAAACTTTAAAAAAATTTTTACCCCAAGTTAAAAAAGTCAAAATTGAATTACCTCAAGCAGAAAGAATGCAGGCATTTCGAAGAGGCACTGAAGTGTTGGTTGATGATGGAACTATGACGCCATTGCAGTATAAAGGTGATGGAGTGCAAAGTTTAGCGGCATTAGGAATTATACGTCACGCATCAGATAGAACATCTGGTGGTAAGAAGTTCGTCATTGCCATAGAAGAACCAGAATCCCATCTTCATCCCAATGCAATTCATGAGTTAAAAGAAGTTATTGATAAGCTGAGCGAAAAACATCAAATTATAATCACATCTCATAATCCTCTTTTTGTTGATAGACGAGCCATATCAAATAATATTATAGTTAATGACCGTAAAGCTAAACCCGCAAAAAATGTTGAAGAAATAAGAACAATACTTGGTGTTCGTGCTTCTGATAATTTGAGAAATGCAGAGATGGTGCTGGTTGTCGAAGGTGAAGATGATATTATTAGCTTAAAAGCAATTATTCAAGGATATTCTGAGTATTTGTCAAAAGCTATTGAAAATGGATCGCTTGCTTTTGACTCATTAAACGGAGGTACTAATTTATCTTACAAAATCAGTTTACTTCGCGATGCAATATGTTTATATCATGTGTTCGTTGATGATGATCGGTGTGGAAGGGAATCTTATAAAAAAGCAAAAGACAGTGGCTTGCTTGAAGATGGTCAGATTAATCTCGCAAAGGCTTATGGACGAAACGAAAGTGAAATTGAAGATTTATTTGCTGTAGATATTTATAAGGCATCAATTGAGAATAAGTATCATATCAATTTATCAATCCCGAAGTTTAGAGGAAAGAAAAAGTGGTCAGAGCGACTAAAAGATGTATTCGATGCTCATGGGAAGCCTTGGGATGATTCCATAGAGAAAGATATAAAATATATGGTCGCAAAACAGGTCTCACTGAATCCCAAGGAAGCAACAAACGTTCAAGACAAACTTATTATTGAATCACTGATTAACGCTTTGGAGACCAGACTCAGAGAAAAAGAAAAAGCACAACAAGATGTTTCAGTGGACGGATAG
- a CDS encoding response regulator transcription factor, producing MAEPSILIVEDDRNLAGLLKYNLGKAGYACIHAATGEEALDELQRHAFSLVLLDIMLPGIDGFEVCRRIRQDVQWSDLPIVMLTAKGEEIDKVFGFELGIDDYVVKPFSPRELNLRIRAILKRDRRNRSNVQEVLRAGGIEIDIGRHAATLDGRPLVLTLMEFKLLALLLRRKGQAQTREVLLSDVWDVDKSINTRTIDTHVTRLREKLGDAGRFIKTVRGLGYKFDENGEELNEG from the coding sequence ATGGCTGAACCCTCCATACTGATCGTCGAAGATGACCGGAATCTTGCCGGACTCCTGAAATACAACCTCGGCAAGGCGGGTTACGCCTGCATTCACGCCGCCACCGGTGAGGAGGCGCTCGACGAGCTGCAACGCCACGCCTTCAGTCTCGTGCTGCTCGACATCATGCTGCCCGGCATCGATGGCTTCGAGGTTTGCCGCCGCATCCGGCAGGATGTGCAGTGGAGCGACCTGCCCATCGTGATGCTCACCGCCAAGGGCGAGGAGATCGACAAGGTGTTCGGCTTCGAACTTGGCATCGACGACTACGTGGTCAAGCCCTTCAGTCCCCGCGAGCTGAATCTGCGCATTCGCGCCATCCTCAAGCGCGACCGCCGGAACCGCAGCAACGTGCAGGAGGTGCTCCGCGCGGGCGGCATCGAGATCGACATCGGACGCCACGCCGCCACGCTCGACGGCCGTCCGCTGGTGCTGACCCTCATGGAGTTCAAGCTGCTGGCGCTCCTCCTGAGGCGCAAAGGGCAGGCGCAGACGCGCGAGGTGCTCCTGAGCGACGTGTGGGACGTGGACAAGAGCATCAACACCCGCACCATCGACACGCACGTCACCCGCCTCCGCGAAAAGCTCGGCGACGCCGGGCGCTTCATCAAGACCGTACGCGGCCTGGGCTACAAGTTCGATGAAAACGGAGAAGAGTTGAATGAAGGCTAA
- a CDS encoding 2Fe-2S iron-sulfur cluster-binding protein produces MNITINNRECSAHVGDRLLDVARIHHSHIGYFCGGNAICQTCYVRVLEGAELLSPMSDAEKAMLSDKLIKEGTRMGCQTLIEKPGKITVLSEVEAAKQMALENPLQLPAYMGKMGWESAVKFTDTITFQSEREKTGHPIEPTQLLHDVISGIGDAIQLVINAIQAAFGVKHPADKLQLKADNGCGCDAALLAKTATCGNGHGRVVSPEVLQLHRERGAVCN; encoded by the coding sequence ATGAACATTACAATTAATAACAGAGAGTGTTCAGCCCATGTTGGGGATAGATTGCTCGACGTAGCTCGCATTCATCATAGCCATATAGGATATTTCTGCGGCGGCAACGCCATCTGCCAGACCTGTTACGTCAGGGTGCTCGAAGGGGCGGAGCTGCTTTCGCCGATGAGCGACGCCGAGAAGGCGATGCTTTCCGACAAGCTGATCAAGGAGGGTACGCGAATGGGTTGCCAGACTCTCATAGAGAAACCCGGAAAGATCACGGTTCTTTCGGAGGTCGAGGCGGCCAAACAGATGGCCCTCGAAAATCCTCTCCAGCTTCCGGCGTACATGGGCAAAATGGGGTGGGAATCGGCGGTCAAGTTCACCGATACGATTACCTTCCAGTCAGAACGCGAAAAGACCGGCCACCCGATCGAGCCTACCCAGTTGCTCCACGACGTGATCTCGGGCATTGGCGATGCCATTCAGCTCGTGATCAACGCCATTCAGGCCGCTTTCGGAGTGAAGCATCCGGCGGACAAGCTCCAGCTCAAAGCGGACAACGGATGCGGCTGCGATGCGGCGCTCCTGGCGAAAACAGCAACTTGTGGCAACGGGCACGGCAGAGTTGTCTCTCCGGAAGTACTCCAGCTTCATCGGGAGAGAGGCGCGGTCTGCAACTGA